A genomic stretch from Haloferax sp. Atlit-12N includes:
- a CDS encoding RNA ligase partner protein, translating to MAEYPLKQRFVLDTSLFLSEEIRDDDETFEEGIERLLDTIAAARLDLNISCYMPPSIAAELEHILRERGVSEDVLGKLDTWVIKKHPDRYEVYIPAEVVYRFIDEMSDRVNRGLRVSEKAVRKAEESKQRSNGGSKLSDVDKVISDLREDYRGALRQGVLDSREDFDLLILARELNAGVVTEDTGIISWAADFGLRNLRGRAFPTLLEEYLMALDSPRPWSKSDDGVDADRL from the coding sequence ATGGCCGAGTACCCGCTGAAACAACGGTTCGTGCTCGACACCTCGCTGTTTCTCTCCGAGGAGATTCGAGACGACGACGAGACGTTCGAGGAGGGAATCGAACGGCTCCTCGACACCATCGCCGCCGCGCGGCTGGACCTGAACATCTCGTGTTACATGCCGCCTTCCATCGCCGCGGAGCTGGAACACATCCTGCGCGAGCGTGGCGTCTCGGAGGACGTACTCGGCAAGCTCGACACGTGGGTCATCAAGAAACACCCCGACCGCTACGAGGTGTACATCCCCGCAGAGGTCGTCTACCGCTTCATCGACGAGATGTCCGACCGGGTCAACCGCGGCCTCCGCGTCTCCGAGAAGGCCGTCCGCAAGGCCGAGGAGTCGAAACAGCGGTCCAACGGCGGGTCGAAGCTCTCCGACGTGGACAAGGTCATCTCCGACCTCCGCGAGGACTACCGCGGCGCGCTCAGACAGGGCGTCCTCGACTCCCGCGAGGACTTCGACCTCCTCATCCTCGCCCGCGAACTCAACGCCGGCGTCGTCACCGAAGACACCGGCATCATCAGTTGGGCCGCCGACTTCGGCCTTCGAAACCTCCGCGGACGGGCGTTTCCGACCCTCCTAGAAGAGTACCTCATGGCGCTCGACAGCCCGCGCCCGTGGAGCAAGAGCGACGACGGCGTCGACGCCGACCGACTGTAA
- a CDS encoding NAD(P)/FAD-dependent oxidoreductase: MTEDADSFVEHRKLIIAGSGISGLSSAIYAARSNNEPLVLEGDEPGGQLTLTTEVDNYPGFPEGISGPELINNMKEQAERFGTEIRHGIIEDVDASERPFTVTLKNGDVYTADAIIAASGASARTLGIPGEENLMGYGLSTCATCDGAFFRGEKIMVIGGGDAAVEEANFLTKFASTVYLVHRREEFRAEDYWVDRLMEKVDEGEIELMLNTEATELHGSPEEGVDHVTLVRNPEGHPSDKLDDPETEEFDFDVGAVFYAIGHTPNADYLEGTGVQRDDDGYIVAKGGSGGGQTATDVPGIFAAGDVVDYHYQQAATAGGMGVKAALDADDYLEELEREEKQAAAGAAE; the protein is encoded by the coding sequence ATGACAGAGGACGCCGATTCGTTCGTGGAACACAGGAAACTCATCATCGCCGGCTCGGGCATCTCCGGGCTCTCGTCTGCCATCTACGCGGCCCGCTCCAACAACGAGCCGCTGGTGCTCGAGGGCGACGAGCCGGGCGGACAGCTCACGCTCACGACCGAGGTCGACAACTACCCCGGCTTCCCCGAGGGCATCTCCGGGCCGGAGCTCATCAACAACATGAAAGAGCAGGCCGAGCGCTTCGGCACCGAGATTCGCCACGGCATCATCGAGGACGTGGACGCCTCGGAACGCCCGTTCACGGTCACGCTCAAGAACGGCGACGTGTACACCGCGGACGCCATCATCGCGGCGTCGGGCGCGTCGGCCCGCACCCTCGGCATCCCCGGCGAGGAGAACCTGATGGGCTACGGGCTTTCGACGTGTGCGACCTGTGACGGCGCGTTCTTCCGCGGCGAGAAAATCATGGTCATCGGCGGGGGCGACGCCGCCGTCGAGGAGGCCAACTTCCTCACCAAGTTCGCCTCGACGGTCTACCTCGTCCACCGCCGCGAGGAGTTCCGCGCCGAGGACTACTGGGTCGACCGCCTGATGGAGAAGGTCGACGAGGGCGAAATCGAGCTCATGCTCAACACCGAGGCGACGGAGCTTCACGGCTCGCCCGAGGAGGGCGTCGACCACGTGACGCTCGTCCGCAACCCCGAGGGCCACCCAAGCGACAAGCTCGACGACCCCGAGACCGAGGAGTTCGACTTCGACGTGGGCGCGGTGTTCTACGCCATCGGCCACACGCCGAACGCCGACTACCTCGAGGGGACGGGCGTCCAGCGCGACGACGACGGCTACATCGTCGCCAAGGGCGGCTCCGGCGGCGGCCAGACCGCGACCGACGTGCCCGGCATCTTCGCCGCGGGCGACGTGGTCGACTACCACTACCAGCAGGCCGCGACGGCCGGCGGTATGGGCGTGAAGGCCGCTCTCGACGCCGACGACTACCTCGAAGAGCTCGAACGCGAGGAAAAGCAGGCGGCCGCGGGCGCGGCCGAATAG
- a CDS encoding ATP-binding cassette domain-containing protein: MSDSDSGPGPFSDADPAIRLDDVSLSLGGHSILDSVSIDVGEGTFVGLIGPNGAGKTTLLRTLNGALAPDEGSVRVVGEDVHALSSKAASRLVATVPQTTSVTFDFPVRDVVEMGRTPHRGRFEGWRERDGAAVESAMRRTSVESLSDRPVTEVSGGERQRVLIARALAQETPVLLLDEPTASLDINHQVRTLELVSDLVADGTTAVAAIHDLNLAAHYCDALVLLSGGRILSAGDPATVLTEGNLREAFDAEAVVSRHSVTGSVYVTALPPSSDDANGRVHVVGGGGTGARAIHLLSAAGYALSAGALNEGDTDAEAARRVGADLVTVPPYSPVDDAARAAVESRVEAADVTVVADVEVGDGNLANLEAAAEADRLVLVEERPFTERNYAGDDGFAVYERLRERGTIVEPGDLLSVVGELACDSFRERDADVDGTGDGETGSDDADAGTNDAESTDDDDLDDDDLDDNRAADLFSG, translated from the coding sequence GTGAGCGATTCCGACTCCGGCCCCGGCCCCTTCAGCGACGCCGACCCGGCGATTCGGCTCGACGACGTGTCGCTCTCGCTCGGCGGGCACTCGATTCTCGACTCCGTCTCCATCGACGTGGGTGAGGGTACCTTCGTGGGCCTCATCGGCCCCAACGGCGCGGGGAAGACGACCCTGCTCCGGACGCTCAACGGCGCGCTCGCGCCCGACGAGGGGTCGGTCCGCGTCGTCGGCGAAGACGTGCATGCCCTGTCGTCGAAGGCGGCGAGCAGGCTCGTGGCGACGGTTCCCCAGACGACGAGCGTCACCTTCGATTTCCCCGTCCGCGACGTCGTCGAGATGGGGCGGACCCCGCACCGCGGGCGGTTCGAGGGCTGGCGCGAGCGCGACGGCGCGGCCGTCGAGTCCGCCATGCGACGCACCTCGGTCGAGTCGCTTTCCGACCGCCCGGTGACGGAGGTCAGCGGCGGCGAGCGCCAGCGCGTCCTCATCGCCCGCGCGCTGGCACAGGAGACGCCCGTTCTGCTCCTCGACGAACCGACCGCCAGCCTCGACATCAACCACCAGGTCCGAACGCTCGAACTCGTCTCCGACCTCGTCGCGGACGGGACGACCGCGGTCGCGGCCATCCACGACCTCAACCTCGCGGCCCACTACTGCGACGCGCTCGTCCTCCTGTCGGGCGGGCGCATCCTCTCGGCGGGCGACCCCGCGACGGTGCTCACCGAGGGGAACCTGCGGGAGGCGTTCGACGCCGAGGCGGTCGTCTCGCGGCACTCAGTCACCGGTTCGGTGTACGTGACCGCCCTCCCGCCGTCGTCCGACGACGCCAACGGCCGGGTCCACGTCGTCGGCGGGGGCGGCACCGGCGCGCGGGCGATTCACCTGCTCTCGGCGGCGGGCTACGCCCTCTCCGCCGGCGCGCTCAACGAGGGCGACACAGACGCCGAGGCGGCCCGCCGGGTCGGCGCGGACCTCGTGACCGTGCCGCCGTACTCGCCGGTCGACGACGCTGCACGGGCCGCGGTCGAATCGCGGGTCGAAGCCGCCGACGTGACCGTCGTCGCCGACGTGGAAGTCGGAGACGGTAACCTCGCCAACCTCGAAGCCGCGGCCGAGGCCGACCGTCTCGTCCTCGTCGAGGAGCGCCCGTTCACTGAGCGGAACTACGCCGGCGACGACGGCTTCGCCGTCTACGAGCGTCTCCGGGAGCGCGGCACCATCGTCGAACCCGGTGACTTGCTCTCGGTCGTCGGCGAACTCGCCTGCGACTCGTTCCGCGAGCGCGACGCCGACGTGGACGGCACCGGCGACGGCGAAACCGGTTCGGACGACGCCGACGCCGGTACGAACGACGCCGAATCGACCGACGACGACGACCTCGACGACGACGACCTCGACGACAACCGAGCGGCCGACCTGTTCTCCGGTTAA
- a CDS encoding TIGR04347 family pseudo-SAM/SPASM protein, translating to MISISKLLCGQGAEGDGLRYDDPDADIDQIREEKQRRPVVVWNTTRRCNLYCEHCYAGADLDPAQGELSTTEAKGLIDDLAAYDVPVLLFSGGEPLVREDLVELVDYATDAGIRAVLSTNGTLITEEKARALRDAGLSYAGVSVDGLEERNDRFRGKEGAFDAAVRGIENCLSVGLKTGLRYTITEHNAADMEDVVDLLYDVGVDRFCFYHLDYGGRGGDIADADLDDEAQRRAVRRLFDMTREYHAEGEEIETLLVGNYADSAYVVEYAEAELGRDHAERIRRYLRVNGGDPTGERVADVDYRGDVHLTQFWQGYSLGNVRDRSFSDIWDDESNPLLAKLREREAHLTGKCATCQYQDVCRGSSRLRSLAATGELFGPDPQCYLTPDERGAGADASPGAAD from the coding sequence ATGATTTCCATCAGCAAACTCCTCTGTGGACAGGGCGCAGAGGGCGACGGCCTCCGCTACGACGACCCCGACGCCGACATCGACCAGATACGCGAGGAGAAACAGCGGCGCCCGGTCGTGGTCTGGAACACGACGCGGCGCTGTAACCTCTACTGCGAACACTGCTACGCCGGAGCCGACCTCGACCCCGCGCAGGGCGAACTCTCGACCACCGAGGCGAAGGGGCTCATCGACGACCTCGCGGCCTACGACGTGCCGGTGCTCCTGTTTTCGGGGGGCGAACCGCTCGTCCGCGAGGACCTCGTCGAACTCGTCGATTACGCGACCGACGCCGGCATCCGGGCGGTGCTTTCGACCAACGGGACGCTCATCACCGAGGAGAAGGCGCGCGCGCTCCGCGACGCGGGGCTCTCCTACGCCGGCGTCTCCGTCGACGGGTTGGAAGAGCGCAACGACCGCTTCCGCGGGAAAGAGGGCGCGTTCGACGCCGCGGTCCGCGGCATCGAAAACTGCCTCTCGGTGGGCCTCAAGACCGGCCTCCGGTACACCATCACCGAGCACAACGCCGCCGACATGGAGGACGTGGTGGACCTGCTGTACGACGTGGGTGTCGACCGCTTCTGTTTCTACCACCTCGACTACGGCGGCCGCGGCGGCGACATCGCCGACGCCGACCTCGACGACGAGGCCCAGCGCCGCGCCGTCCGCCGGCTGTTCGACATGACCCGCGAGTACCACGCCGAGGGCGAGGAGATAGAGACGCTCCTGGTCGGCAACTACGCCGACTCCGCCTACGTGGTCGAGTACGCCGAAGCGGAACTCGGACGCGACCACGCCGAGCGGATTCGCCGGTACCTCCGCGTCAATGGCGGCGACCCGACCGGCGAGCGCGTCGCCGACGTGGACTACCGCGGCGATGTGCACCTCACGCAGTTCTGGCAGGGCTACAGCCTCGGCAACGTCCGGGACCGGTCGTTCAGCGACATCTGGGACGACGAGTCGAACCCGCTTCTCGCCAAACTCCGCGAGCGGGAAGCACACCTAACCGGCAAGTGCGCAACCTGCCAGTATCAGGACGTCTGCCGCGGTTCCTCGCGGCTTCGGTCGCTCGCGGCGACGGGCGAACTGTTCGGGCCCGACCCGCAGTGTTACCTGACGCCCGACGAGCGCGGCGCGGGTGCCGACGCGAGTCCGGGCGCGGCCGACTGA
- a CDS encoding helix-turn-helix domain-containing protein → MTSVAGIRAELKVTGPDGCPVATVSEGDTSGYALSRSMAPNERGSVVEEFVFDDDTEVPEEMEQLFEYGDGSVYRFDREGGIGCPCERVEAFDCPVVDVQTRDGALFLTFHAPDVETLRDVVASLRESSGSVDVRRLLQSSSDESRDLVLVERGQLTDRQREVLETAHEMGYFDHPRRANKGEVATELGITTSTFSEHLAMAQKKLMGAILQE, encoded by the coding sequence ATGACGAGCGTAGCGGGCATCAGAGCGGAGTTGAAGGTGACGGGGCCGGACGGCTGTCCCGTCGCGACCGTCTCCGAGGGTGACACCTCGGGCTACGCGCTCTCGCGGAGCATGGCTCCCAACGAGCGCGGGTCGGTCGTCGAGGAGTTCGTCTTCGACGACGACACCGAGGTCCCCGAGGAGATGGAACAGCTGTTCGAGTACGGCGACGGGAGCGTCTACCGGTTCGACCGCGAGGGGGGCATCGGCTGTCCCTGCGAGCGCGTCGAGGCGTTCGACTGCCCGGTCGTGGACGTGCAGACGCGCGACGGCGCGCTGTTTCTGACGTTCCACGCGCCCGACGTGGAGACGCTCCGCGACGTGGTCGCCTCCCTCCGGGAGTCGTCGGGCTCCGTGGACGTGCGCCGACTGCTCCAGTCGTCGTCCGACGAGTCGCGGGACCTCGTGTTGGTCGAGCGCGGCCAACTCACCGACCGCCAGCGCGAGGTGCTGGAGACGGCCCACGAGATGGGCTACTTCGACCACCCGCGGCGCGCCAACAAGGGCGAGGTCGCCACCGAACTCGGTATCACGACCTCGACGTTCTCCGAACACCTCGCTATGGCGCAAAAGAAGCTCATGGGGGCCATCCTCCAGGAGTGA
- a CDS encoding helix-turn-helix domain-containing protein → MQTGLRRKPTGPNPAELEAEQVLEALSDRACRQILTTLQSASEPMTAQDLSEACDVPLSTTYRKVEQLSEAALLDETLQLRANGTHTHQYRSSVESVTVSLSDDRGLEVALGGDR, encoded by the coding sequence ATGCAGACCGGCCTCAGACGCAAGCCGACCGGACCGAATCCCGCCGAACTGGAGGCGGAACAGGTGCTGGAAGCGCTCTCGGACCGCGCGTGCCGGCAGATTCTCACGACGCTGCAGAGCGCGAGCGAGCCGATGACCGCACAAGACCTCTCCGAGGCGTGCGACGTGCCGCTGTCGACGACCTACCGGAAGGTCGAACAGCTCTCGGAGGCGGCGCTGCTCGACGAGACGCTCCAACTGCGGGCGAACGGGACGCACACACACCAGTACCGGTCGAGCGTCGAGTCGGTCACCGTCTCGCTGAGCGACGACCGGGGGCTGGAAGTCGCTCTCGGAGGGGACCGCTGA
- a CDS encoding PGF-CTERM-anchored ABC transporter substrate-binding protein, with amino-acid sequence MNRQLVVALLALATVLAGVPAPAAAAVDQTAQQQTAQCTFPMTVTDATGTEVTITDDPERVVTTNPSAAQTMWELGASDEVVGVSQYAMYLDGASEKGNVSGSGGLNVEAVIGLEPDLVLVPNSSYNAEPDRVGQLRSADISVVVFESGKSLDAVANKTERVGRMTGNCEAGVERAEEMRDSMANMEQALDGVERPVGLNSFFGYTSGSETFISDIMTTAGLRNGAAEANLTGFAQINEELVVDMNPEYIVVPDHAPVPSSPAYNSTTAIQKGNVIVIEANKLQQPAPRAIEASEAILEAVHPDAYERYQQLENESATESTENATETTTAADATETDAAESTATTESSESTTESDAPGFGVVAGLAAIGAVVLLARRR; translated from the coding sequence GTGAACCGACAACTCGTCGTCGCCCTACTGGCGCTTGCGACCGTGCTCGCCGGGGTTCCGGCACCGGCCGCGGCCGCGGTAGACCAGACCGCACAGCAGCAGACCGCGCAGTGTACGTTCCCGATGACCGTCACCGACGCCACCGGGACCGAAGTCACCATCACCGACGACCCCGAGCGGGTCGTCACGACCAACCCGAGCGCCGCCCAGACCATGTGGGAACTCGGCGCGAGCGACGAGGTCGTCGGCGTCTCGCAGTACGCCATGTACCTCGACGGCGCGTCGGAGAAGGGGAACGTCTCCGGCTCCGGCGGCCTCAACGTCGAGGCCGTCATCGGCCTCGAACCCGACCTCGTGCTCGTCCCGAACTCCTCGTACAACGCCGAGCCAGACCGCGTCGGTCAGCTTCGCTCGGCGGACATCTCGGTCGTCGTCTTCGAGTCCGGGAAGTCGCTCGACGCCGTCGCCAACAAGACCGAGCGCGTCGGCCGCATGACCGGCAACTGCGAGGCTGGCGTCGAACGCGCCGAGGAGATGCGCGACTCGATGGCTAACATGGAGCAGGCGCTTGACGGCGTTGAGCGCCCGGTCGGCCTTAACTCCTTTTTCGGCTACACCTCCGGCTCCGAGACGTTCATCTCCGACATCATGACGACGGCCGGCCTGCGTAACGGCGCGGCGGAGGCGAACCTCACCGGTTTCGCCCAGATTAACGAGGAACTCGTCGTCGACATGAACCCCGAGTACATCGTCGTCCCCGACCACGCCCCCGTGCCGAGCAGCCCGGCGTACAACAGCACGACGGCGATACAGAAGGGCAACGTCATCGTCATCGAGGCGAACAAGCTCCAACAACCCGCCCCGCGGGCCATCGAGGCGAGCGAGGCGATTCTCGAAGCGGTCCACCCCGACGCCTACGAGCGCTACCAGCAACTCGAAAACGAGTCGGCGACAGAGTCGACCGAGAACGCAACTGAGACAACCACGGCCGCGGACGCGACCGAAACCGACGCGGCCGAATCGACCGCGACGACCGAATCGTCGGAGTCCACGACAGAAAGCGACGCGCCCGGGTTCGGCGTCGTCGCCGGCCTCGCCGCCATCGGCGCGGTCGTCCTGCTCGCGCGTCGCCGGTAA
- the srp19 gene encoding signal recognition particle subunit SRP19, with amino-acid sequence MVENVIYPAYLDAALSRSEGRRVAESAAVEAPTVDEIAKAVQQVGYDAVIERDKRYSREFETRGRVLVNNADDATKNDIVQAVAAYVGILRD; translated from the coding sequence ATGGTCGAGAACGTCATCTACCCCGCCTACCTCGACGCCGCGCTCTCGCGCAGCGAGGGCCGACGGGTCGCCGAGTCCGCGGCGGTCGAAGCGCCGACCGTCGACGAGATTGCGAAGGCCGTCCAGCAGGTCGGCTACGACGCCGTCATCGAACGGGACAAGCGGTACTCCCGCGAGTTCGAAACCCGCGGGCGCGTCCTCGTGAACAACGCCGACGACGCCACGAAAAACGACATCGTGCAGGCGGTCGCCGCCTACGTCGGAATCCTCCGCGACTAA
- a CDS encoding H/ACA ribonucleoprotein complex subunit GAR1, translating to MRRIGTVSRTAQGLAIVRLDDDDRPDIGTMVLDESLSTVGRIVDVFGPVDRPYVAVTADDGSPARLVGSKLYAR from the coding sequence ATGCGGCGAATCGGCACGGTCTCCCGAACGGCGCAGGGCCTCGCTATCGTCCGCCTCGACGACGACGACCGCCCGGACATCGGCACGATGGTCCTCGACGAGTCGCTGTCGACCGTGGGTCGCATCGTGGACGTGTTCGGCCCGGTCGACCGCCCCTACGTCGCCGTCACGGCGGACGACGGCTCGCCCGCCCGGCTCGTCGGCAGCAAGCTCTACGCTCGCTGA
- a CDS encoding Htur_1727 family rSAM-partnered candidate RiPP — MAVPPEADGMDDDDPRRRPRIDGSRQWEVFYRDASAEPMRHVGSVSAPSEDVATEQARTLFGDGDADLWLAPADEFLRLGGNDLAAKGEGLNAGTENGDAAGDACGAENVVSAE, encoded by the coding sequence GTGGCCGTCCCGCCCGAAGCCGACGGCATGGACGACGACGACCCGAGGCGACGACCGCGAATCGACGGCAGCCGCCAGTGGGAAGTGTTCTACCGCGACGCGTCGGCCGAGCCGATGCGCCACGTCGGGAGCGTGAGCGCACCCTCCGAGGACGTCGCAACCGAGCAGGCGCGAACGCTGTTCGGCGACGGAGACGCGGACCTCTGGCTCGCGCCGGCCGACGAGTTCCTCCGACTCGGCGGGAACGACCTCGCGGCGAAGGGTGAGGGGTTGAACGCCGGGACTGAGAACGGTGACGCCGCGGGAGACGCCTGCGGTGCCGAAAACGTGGTGTCCGCGGAATGA
- the btuC gene encoding vitamin B12 ABC transporter permease BtuC, which produces MSVRTRATTWSLGLSGLLLLVVVVSAGIGAVTIPPRTVAAILADAVPVPVGVSFGGATVLPVLGSVPTPTLEFVSPFAFSVPRPARIIVLSVRLPRILLAALVGFALATAGTVMQGFFRNPMADPSIVGVSSGAAVGAVATIVLSLSIPFGLEGAAFVSAVVTAFVVYLLASENGRTPVATLLLAGVAIQTFLGAVISFLLLQSGESLRQVVFWLMGHLAGATWSEVGMLTLVLPLPFVVLLVHARDLNVLLLGEEDAHALGIEVERTKQLLLATASVVTAAAVSVSGVIGFVGLVVPHMLRLLVGPDHRVLLPASALAGASFLVATDTVARSGGAEIPVGVVTAAVGAPFFLYLLRTREVRSP; this is translated from the coding sequence ATGAGCGTTCGAACGCGGGCGACCACGTGGTCGCTCGGCCTCTCCGGGCTCTTGCTTCTCGTCGTCGTCGTGAGCGCCGGAATCGGGGCCGTGACCATCCCGCCCCGGACCGTCGCCGCTATCCTCGCGGACGCTGTTCCCGTCCCGGTCGGCGTCTCCTTCGGCGGTGCGACGGTCCTCCCCGTCCTCGGATCGGTCCCGACGCCGACGCTGGAGTTCGTCTCGCCGTTTGCGTTCTCCGTGCCGAGACCCGCCCGCATCATCGTCCTCTCGGTCCGCCTGCCGCGCATCCTCCTCGCGGCGCTCGTCGGCTTCGCGCTCGCCACCGCGGGAACCGTGATGCAGGGCTTCTTCCGCAACCCGATGGCCGACCCCTCCATCGTCGGCGTCTCCTCGGGGGCCGCTGTCGGCGCGGTCGCGACCATCGTCCTGTCGCTTTCGATTCCGTTCGGTCTCGAGGGCGCGGCTTTCGTCAGCGCCGTCGTCACCGCCTTCGTCGTCTACCTGCTCGCCAGCGAGAACGGTCGGACGCCCGTGGCGACCCTGCTTCTCGCGGGCGTCGCCATCCAGACGTTCCTCGGCGCGGTCATCTCGTTTCTCCTCCTCCAGAGCGGCGAGAGCCTCCGACAGGTCGTCTTCTGGCTCATGGGCCATCTCGCGGGCGCGACGTGGAGCGAGGTCGGCATGCTCACGCTCGTCCTGCCGCTTCCGTTCGTCGTCTTGTTGGTCCACGCCCGCGACCTGAACGTCCTGCTGCTCGGTGAGGAGGACGCCCACGCCCTCGGCATCGAGGTCGAGCGGACGAAACAACTGCTCCTCGCCACCGCGAGCGTCGTCACCGCCGCGGCCGTCTCGGTCTCTGGCGTCATCGGCTTCGTCGGCCTCGTCGTCCCGCACATGCTCCGACTGCTCGTTGGCCCCGACCACCGGGTGTTGCTCCCGGCGTCGGCGCTGGCGGGCGCGTCGTTCCTCGTCGCCACCGACACCGTCGCCCGCTCCGGCGGCGCGGAGATTCCGGTCGGCGTCGTCACCGCCGCCGTGGGCGCGCCCTTCTTCCTCTACCTGCTCCGCACGCGGGAGGTGCGTTCGCCGTGA
- a CDS encoding halocyanin domain-containing protein, translating to MTQRFTRRSVLRATAASTGIALLAGCSSSSGDGSGGAGDEGGDGDGSSDGEGTSEHEMRDFGGWFDRTGNYDGVHDLTGQDQVTVAVGAAGNGGGYAFAPAAVQVSSGTTVLWEWTGNGGTHNVVNREDGLFESELTVSEGHTFEYTFEESGEYKYVCVPHETLGMVGVVVVE from the coding sequence ATGACGCAACGGTTCACCCGGCGGTCGGTTCTCCGCGCAACGGCGGCTTCGACAGGTATCGCGCTGCTGGCGGGCTGTTCGAGTTCGTCCGGCGACGGCTCCGGCGGCGCAGGCGACGAGGGCGGGGATGGCGACGGCTCCTCCGACGGGGAAGGCACCTCCGAACACGAGATGCGGGACTTCGGCGGCTGGTTCGACCGGACGGGGAACTACGACGGCGTCCACGACCTGACCGGACAGGACCAGGTCACGGTCGCGGTCGGCGCGGCCGGCAACGGCGGCGGCTACGCGTTCGCTCCCGCCGCGGTGCAGGTCTCGTCGGGGACGACGGTCCTCTGGGAGTGGACCGGCAACGGCGGAACCCACAACGTCGTCAACCGCGAAGACGGCCTGTTCGAGTCGGAACTCACCGTCTCGGAGGGCCACACGTTCGAGTACACGTTCGAGGAGTCCGGCGAGTACAAATACGTCTGCGTGCCGCACGAGACGCTCGGCATGGTCGGCGTCGTCGTCGTCGAGTAA
- the cetZ3 gene encoding tubulin-like protein CetZ3: MKLALIGIGQAGGKVVDALVDYERRTKTGFVVDAIAVNTARADLRGLRNVPESRQVLVGLTRVKGHGVGADNELGAEVTAEDVGDVLSMVDDLPVHEIDAFLVVAGLGGGTGSGGAPVIARELKHIYTEPVYGLGILPARDEGGIYTLNAARSLQTFVREVDNLIVFDNDAWRKTGESLESGYGSLNAELARRLGVLFSAGEGDGSGAVAESVVDASEIINTLGSGGVSTIGYAAVELDRPKRGLLSRLSGGKADAEDGGDSTNRITSLVRRAALGRLTMPCEIAGAERGLVVVAGPSDVLSRRGIERARTWLEDETGTMEIRGGDFPVDSDFVAAVVLLSGVYDVPRVKELQAVAIETQRDMLAKRESSAASLDDLVSTGDDRIEPLF, encoded by the coding sequence ATGAAACTCGCACTCATCGGTATCGGACAGGCTGGCGGCAAGGTCGTCGACGCCCTCGTCGACTACGAGCGGCGAACGAAGACGGGGTTCGTCGTCGACGCCATCGCCGTCAACACGGCCCGCGCGGACCTCCGAGGGCTCCGAAACGTCCCCGAATCGCGACAGGTGCTCGTCGGACTGACGCGCGTCAAGGGCCACGGCGTCGGCGCGGACAACGAACTCGGCGCGGAGGTGACCGCGGAGGACGTAGGCGACGTGCTCTCGATGGTCGACGACCTCCCGGTCCACGAGATAGACGCGTTTCTCGTCGTCGCCGGCCTCGGCGGCGGGACTGGCTCGGGCGGCGCGCCCGTCATCGCGCGCGAACTGAAGCACATCTACACCGAGCCCGTCTACGGCCTCGGCATCCTCCCCGCGCGGGACGAAGGCGGCATCTACACGCTCAACGCCGCGCGGTCGCTCCAGACGTTCGTCCGCGAGGTGGACAACCTCATCGTCTTCGACAACGACGCCTGGCGAAAGACCGGCGAATCGCTCGAATCCGGCTACGGCAGCCTCAACGCGGAACTCGCCCGCCGCCTCGGCGTGCTGTTCAGCGCCGGCGAGGGCGACGGCTCCGGCGCGGTGGCGGAATCCGTCGTGGACGCCTCCGAGATAATCAACACGCTCGGGAGCGGCGGCGTCTCGACTATCGGCTACGCCGCCGTCGAACTCGACCGCCCCAAGCGCGGCCTGCTTTCCCGGCTCTCCGGCGGGAAGGCCGACGCCGAGGACGGCGGCGACTCGACGAACCGAATCACCAGCCTCGTGCGCCGCGCCGCGCTCGGCCGACTCACGATGCCCTGCGAGATTGCCGGCGCTGAGCGCGGCCTCGTCGTCGTCGCCGGCCCGTCGGACGTGCTCTCGCGCCGCGGCATCGAGCGCGCGCGGACGTGGCTCGAAGACGAGACCGGGACGATGGAGATTCGCGGCGGCGACTTCCCCGTCGACTCGGACTTCGTCGCGGCGGTCGTGCTCCTGTCGGGCGTCTACGACGTGCCGCGGGTGAAGGAACTGCAGGCGGTCGCCATCGAGACCCAACGCGACATGCTCGCCAAGCGCGAGTCCAGCGCGGCGTCGCTCGACGACCTCGTCTCGACCGGCGACGACCGCATCGAACCGCTGTTCTGA